A single region of the Streptomyces sp. ITFR-16 genome encodes:
- a CDS encoding Gfo/Idh/MocA family oxidoreductase, translating to MTTSANPLRIGLAGTGPWARNTQAPALAAHPGAVLSGVWGRRAEAAGELAAAHGVTAYTGDAGLDELFAASDAVAFALPPDVQAPLAARAASAGCHLLMDKPVATTVAGAREVAEAAEQARVASIVFCTLRFAPETAAWIAEQEAVGDWFTARADWIGALWAPGADSEYAASPWRHEKGGLWDVGPHALSVLIPVLGDVTALTASRGPADAHHLLLRHTSGASSTVTLALGAPPAAAGVEVQLRGGRGIASLPRWDGAVGAFGAAVDALIASVRTGEPHPCDVRFGLRLTELLAEAEAQAGG from the coding sequence ATGACGACCTCCGCGAACCCCCTGCGCATCGGCCTGGCCGGTACGGGCCCCTGGGCCCGCAACACCCAGGCACCCGCCCTCGCCGCCCACCCGGGCGCCGTACTCAGCGGGGTGTGGGGGCGGCGGGCCGAGGCCGCCGGGGAGCTGGCCGCCGCGCACGGCGTCACCGCTTACACCGGTGATGCCGGGCTCGACGAGCTGTTCGCCGCGAGCGACGCCGTCGCGTTCGCCCTGCCGCCCGACGTCCAGGCTCCGCTGGCCGCCCGCGCCGCCTCGGCCGGCTGCCATCTGCTGATGGACAAGCCCGTCGCCACGACCGTGGCCGGCGCCCGCGAGGTGGCCGAGGCCGCCGAGCAGGCCCGGGTGGCCTCGATCGTGTTCTGCACGCTGCGGTTCGCGCCGGAGACCGCCGCCTGGATCGCCGAACAGGAGGCGGTGGGCGACTGGTTCACGGCCCGCGCGGACTGGATCGGCGCCCTGTGGGCTCCCGGCGCGGACAGCGAGTACGCCGCGTCCCCCTGGCGCCACGAGAAGGGCGGGCTCTGGGACGTCGGCCCGCACGCGCTCTCGGTCCTGATCCCGGTCCTGGGCGACGTCACCGCGCTCACCGCGTCCCGTGGCCCCGCCGACGCCCACCACCTCCTGCTGCGCCACACCTCCGGCGCCTCCAGCACGGTGACGCTCGCCCTGGGCGCGCCGCCTGCCGCGGCAGGCGTGGAGGTCCAGCTCAGGGGCGGCCGGGGCATCGCCTCGCTGCCGCGCTGGGACGGCGCGGTCGGCGCCTTCGGGGCGGCGGTGGACGCGCTGATCGCATCGGTGCGCACGGGGGAGCCGCACCCGTGCGACGTACGGTTCGGCCTGCGGCTGACCGAGCTGCTCGCGGAGGCCGAGGCGCAGGCGGGAGGCTGA
- a CDS encoding MarR family transcriptional regulator — translation MSEQGPELEIVHLLRRVTTEFGLRQAEFAARHGMHPTDVRALVCLLDAERSGTEATPGRLGAELGLNSAGTTSLIGRLERLGHLTRTRDPRDRRRVLLTVTPGAVELGWAAFGPVIGSAVALLREFDAGEVAAVRRFLDGFLAAVSEPEGAGPG, via the coding sequence ATGAGCGAGCAGGGTCCGGAGCTGGAGATCGTCCACTTGCTGCGCAGGGTCACGACGGAATTCGGCCTGCGCCAGGCGGAGTTCGCGGCCCGGCACGGCATGCATCCGACCGATGTACGGGCCCTGGTGTGTTTGCTCGACGCGGAGCGGAGCGGGACCGAGGCCACCCCCGGCCGGCTCGGCGCCGAACTCGGGCTCAACTCGGCGGGGACCACCTCGCTGATCGGCCGGCTGGAGCGGCTGGGCCATCTGACCCGCACCCGCGACCCCCGGGACCGGCGGCGGGTGCTGCTGACCGTGACGCCGGGCGCGGTGGAGCTGGGGTGGGCGGCGTTCGGGCCGGTGATCGGGAGCGCGGTCGCGCTGCTGCGGGAGTTCGACGCGGGTGAGGTCGCCGCCGTGCGCCGCTTTCTGGACGGATTCCTCGCGGCGGTCTCGGAGCCGGAGGGCGCGGGGCCGGGCTGA
- a CDS encoding alpha/beta fold hydrolase — protein sequence MTSTPPPPADAAFLAAYDEVVAATWPAGTTPTPVPTPYGTTHVNSYGPEDAPPLVLLPGGGATSTVWYAQAAALGRTRRVHAVDLVGEPGRSTPGERPIRTAADLNAWLDAVLDGLGADSTALCGHSYGGWIALHHALHAPGRVSGLILVDPTGCFTGFRPGYLLHALPMLIRPTAARTRAFLEWETDHAPLDPAWLRLREAAADFPSARPVTGPRPSPEALGALTVPTLIVLAGRSRAHHASRVADAAHRLLPHAKTAVLPAATHHTLPLDAATAPELTEAIGKFLGARAE from the coding sequence ATGACATCCACCCCGCCCCCGCCCGCCGACGCGGCCTTCCTCGCCGCGTACGACGAGGTCGTCGCGGCCACCTGGCCGGCCGGCACCACGCCGACCCCCGTCCCCACCCCGTACGGCACCACCCATGTCAACAGCTACGGCCCCGAGGACGCCCCGCCCCTCGTCCTGCTGCCGGGCGGCGGCGCGACCTCCACCGTCTGGTACGCCCAGGCCGCGGCCCTGGGCCGCACCCGGCGGGTCCACGCGGTCGACCTCGTGGGCGAGCCGGGACGCAGCACGCCGGGGGAGCGGCCGATCCGCACCGCGGCCGACCTGAACGCCTGGCTCGACGCGGTGCTGGACGGCCTGGGCGCGGACTCCACCGCGCTGTGCGGCCATTCGTACGGCGGCTGGATCGCCCTTCACCACGCCCTGCACGCACCCGGGCGCGTGAGCGGACTGATCCTCGTCGACCCGACCGGCTGCTTCACGGGCTTCCGCCCCGGCTATCTGCTGCACGCGCTGCCGATGCTGATCCGCCCGACCGCCGCCCGGACCCGGGCCTTCCTGGAGTGGGAGACGGACCACGCACCGCTCGACCCGGCGTGGCTGCGGCTGCGCGAGGCGGCGGCGGACTTCCCCTCGGCGCGCCCGGTCACCGGCCCCCGCCCGTCACCCGAGGCCCTGGGCGCGCTCACCGTACCGACCCTGATCGTCCTCGCCGGCAGGAGCCGCGCGCATCACGCCTCCCGGGTGGCGGACGCCGCGCACCGCCTGCTGCCGCACGCAAAGACGGCGGTCCTGCCCGCCGCCACCCACCACACCCTGCCGCTGGACGCGGCGACGGCCCCCGAACTCACCGAAGCGATAGGGAAGTTCCTGGGCGCGCGGGCGGAGTGA
- a CDS encoding arsenate reductase family protein, with protein sequence MEIWINPACSKCRSAVRLLDAEGAGYTVRRYLEDVPSPDEIRTVLDRLGLEPWDITRTQEADAKELGLREWPREAASRERWITALAEHPGLIQRPIITAGDGTAVVARTDEAVRDAMGR encoded by the coding sequence ATGGAGATCTGGATCAATCCCGCCTGTTCCAAGTGCCGCAGCGCGGTGCGGCTGCTCGACGCCGAGGGCGCCGGCTACACCGTCCGGCGCTACCTGGAGGACGTGCCGTCGCCGGACGAGATCCGGACCGTGCTCGACCGGCTGGGGCTGGAACCGTGGGACATCACGCGGACGCAGGAGGCTGACGCGAAGGAGCTGGGGCTCAGGGAGTGGCCGCGCGAGGCGGCCTCGCGGGAGCGGTGGATCACCGCCCTCGCCGAGCACCCCGGGCTGATCCAGCGACCGATCATCACGGCCGGGGACGGCACCGCCGTGGTCGCCCGCACCGACGAGGCGGTCCGGGACGCGATGGGGCGCTGA
- a CDS encoding FxLYD domain-containing protein, which yields MTGRGVRGAGAVLVAMIVAATATACSDDGDSASSTASKAASAASSLASRGTDAVASATAAAGDKLNSIKDGVNASGDVTVGAPDTDEDGRATAKITVRNGTDAARSYAVQINFRDENGNLLDTSVVTVDDVPAKGSKDATARSNRKLEGDVKTEVGKALRH from the coding sequence ATGACGGGACGAGGCGTACGGGGCGCGGGCGCGGTGCTGGTAGCGATGATCGTCGCGGCGACGGCCACGGCCTGCTCGGACGACGGGGACAGCGCGTCCAGCACGGCGTCCAAGGCGGCTTCGGCGGCCTCCTCGCTGGCGTCCCGGGGCACCGACGCGGTCGCCTCGGCGACGGCGGCGGCCGGTGACAAGCTGAACAGCATCAAGGACGGGGTGAACGCGAGCGGCGACGTCACGGTCGGCGCCCCTGACACCGACGAGGACGGCCGCGCCACCGCGAAGATCACCGTCCGCAACGGCACCGACGCCGCCCGCTCCTACGCGGTGCAGATCAACTTCCGCGACGAGAACGGCAATCTGCTCGACACCTCCGTGGTCACGGTCGACGACGTGCCCGCCAAGGGCAGCAAGGACGCCACGGCCCGCAGCAACCGCAAGCTGGAGGGCGACGTCAAGACCGAGGTGGGCAAGGCCCTGCGCCACTGA
- the glnA gene encoding type I glutamate--ammonia ligase, with amino-acid sequence MFQNADDVKKYIADEDVKFIDVRFCDLPGVMQHFTIPAAVFDPSDELAFDGSSIRGFQAIHESDMALRADLSTARVDPFRRDKTVNINFFIHDPITGEQYSRDPRNVAKKAEAYLASTGIADTAYFGPEAEFYVFDNVRFQTSANESFYHIDSEAGAWNTGSEENNRGYKVRYKGGYFPTPPVDHFADLRAEISLELDKNGLQVERQHHEVGTAGQAEINYKFNTLLAAADDLMLFKYIVKNVAWRNGKTATFMPKPIFGDNGSGMHVHQSLWSGGSPLFYDEQGYAGLSDIARYYIGGILKHAPSLLAFTNPTVNSYHRLVPGFEAPVNMVYSQRNRSAAMRIPITGSNPKAKRVEFRAPDPSSNPYLAFSALLMAGLDGVKNKIEPAEPIDKDLYELAPEEHANVQQVPTSLPAVLDALEADNEYLQAGGVFTSDLIETWIDYKRTHEIAPIQLRPHPHEFELYFDL; translated from the coding sequence ATGTTCCAGAACGCCGACGACGTGAAGAAGTACATCGCCGACGAAGACGTCAAGTTCATCGACGTCCGGTTCTGCGACCTGCCCGGTGTGATGCAGCACTTCACCATCCCGGCGGCGGTCTTCGACCCGAGCGACGAGCTTGCCTTCGACGGCTCGTCGATCCGCGGCTTCCAGGCCATCCACGAGTCCGACATGGCGCTCCGCGCGGACCTGTCGACCGCCCGTGTCGACCCGTTCCGCCGCGACAAGACCGTCAACATCAACTTCTTCATCCACGACCCGATCACCGGCGAGCAGTACAGCCGTGACCCGCGGAACGTGGCCAAGAAGGCCGAGGCCTACCTCGCCTCCACCGGCATCGCCGACACCGCGTACTTCGGCCCCGAGGCCGAGTTCTACGTCTTCGACAACGTCCGCTTCCAGACGTCGGCGAACGAGAGCTTCTACCACATCGACTCCGAGGCCGGCGCCTGGAACACCGGGTCGGAGGAGAACAACCGCGGTTACAAGGTCCGCTACAAGGGCGGCTACTTCCCGACCCCGCCGGTCGACCACTTCGCCGACCTGCGTGCCGAGATCTCCCTGGAGCTGGACAAGAACGGCCTCCAGGTCGAGCGCCAGCACCACGAGGTCGGCACCGCCGGCCAGGCGGAGATCAACTACAAGTTCAACACGCTGCTCGCCGCGGCCGACGACCTGATGCTCTTCAAGTACATCGTGAAGAACGTCGCCTGGCGCAACGGCAAGACCGCGACCTTCATGCCGAAGCCGATCTTCGGTGACAACGGCTCGGGCATGCACGTCCACCAGTCCCTGTGGTCCGGCGGCTCCCCGCTGTTCTACGACGAGCAGGGCTACGCGGGCCTCTCGGACATCGCCCGCTACTACATCGGCGGCATCCTGAAGCACGCCCCGTCGCTGCTGGCCTTCACCAACCCGACGGTGAACTCCTACCACCGCCTGGTCCCCGGCTTCGAGGCCCCGGTCAACATGGTGTACTCGCAGCGCAACCGCTCCGCCGCGATGCGTATCCCGATCACGGGCTCCAACCCGAAGGCCAAGCGCGTCGAGTTCCGCGCCCCGGACCCGTCGTCCAACCCGTACCTGGCGTTCTCGGCCCTCCTGATGGCCGGCCTGGACGGCGTCAAGAACAAGATCGAGCCGGCCGAGCCGATCGACAAGGACCTCTACGAGCTGGCTCCCGAGGAGCACGCCAACGTCCAGCAGGTCCCGACGTCCCTCCCGGCGGTCCTCGATGCCCTCGAGGCGGACAACGAGTACCTCCAGGCCGGCGGCGTCTTCACGTCCGACCTGATCGAGACGTGGATCGACTACAAGCGCACCCACGAGATCGCCCCGATCCAGCTGCGCCCGCACCCGCACGAGTTCGAGCTGTACTTCGACCTCTAG
- a CDS encoding RDD family protein: MDNRQAIGSWLSGPRAAAEEMGADFGYRGKRLGLPEQGPGSIAPLGRRFGALFVDWALCLLIAYGLFARGDQQAAGNWALGIFLVLSVLTVGTIGCTPGKRILGIKVVAEEGGRLGSGRVLVRSLLLCLAIPALVWDRDGRGLHDRLARAVQVRI, translated from the coding sequence GTGGACAACAGGCAAGCAATCGGATCGTGGCTCTCCGGGCCGCGCGCGGCGGCCGAGGAGATGGGCGCCGACTTCGGGTACCGGGGCAAACGGCTCGGGCTTCCCGAGCAGGGGCCGGGCTCCATCGCCCCGCTCGGCCGGCGCTTCGGCGCCCTCTTCGTCGACTGGGCCCTGTGCCTGCTGATCGCATACGGGCTGTTCGCTCGCGGTGACCAGCAGGCGGCGGGCAACTGGGCGCTCGGCATCTTCCTCGTCCTGAGCGTGCTCACCGTCGGCACGATCGGCTGCACGCCGGGCAAGCGCATCCTGGGCATCAAGGTCGTCGCCGAGGAGGGCGGCCGGCTGGGGTCCGGACGGGTCCTGGTGCGCAGCCTGCTGCTGTGCCTGGCGATCCCCGCCCTGGTCTGGGACCGCGACGGCCGCGGCCTGCACGACCGCCTCGCCCGCGCCGTCCAGGTCCGGATCTGA
- a CDS encoding DUF4191 domain-containing protein: protein MARKANTTEGADSAENAGRLKQIALTYKMTRRTDSKIGLVVAGVGIVTFGVLLAIGFLIDHPIYVGILGFVLALLAMAIVFGRRAERAAFGQMEGQPGAAAAVLDRVGRGWTTTPAVAMNRSQDVVHRAVGKAGIVLVGEGNPNRVKGLLAAEKKKMARIVVDVPVHDIIVGNGEGQVPLKKVRTKMLKLPRVLTGPQVTAANDRLRAMGDLMSNMPLPKGPMPKGMRMPRGGKMR from the coding sequence ATGGCGAGGAAGGCAAACACCACTGAAGGCGCGGACAGCGCCGAGAACGCGGGGCGGCTCAAGCAGATCGCCCTGACCTACAAGATGACCAGGCGGACCGACTCCAAGATCGGTCTTGTCGTCGCGGGTGTGGGAATCGTCACCTTCGGTGTCCTCCTCGCGATCGGTTTCCTGATCGATCACCCGATCTACGTGGGCATCCTGGGCTTCGTGCTCGCCCTCCTCGCGATGGCGATCGTCTTCGGACGCCGTGCCGAGCGTGCGGCCTTCGGGCAGATGGAGGGGCAGCCGGGTGCCGCGGCGGCGGTGCTGGACCGGGTGGGCCGCGGCTGGACCACGACGCCCGCGGTCGCGATGAACCGCAGCCAGGACGTCGTCCACCGTGCCGTGGGCAAGGCGGGCATCGTGCTGGTCGGCGAGGGCAACCCGAACCGGGTGAAGGGCCTGCTCGCGGCCGAGAAGAAGAAGATGGCCCGCATCGTGGTCGACGTACCCGTGCACGACATCATCGTCGGCAACGGCGAGGGCCAGGTGCCGCTCAAGAAGGTGCGCACCAAGATGCTGAAGCTTCCGCGCGTGCTGACCGGCCCGCAGGTCACGGCCGCCAACGACCGGCTGCGCGCGATGGGTGACCTGATGAGCAACATGCCGCTGCCGAAGGGCCCGATGCCGAAGGGCATGCGGATGCCGCGCGGCGGAAAGATGCGCTGA
- the lipA gene encoding lipoyl synthase, which translates to MSAVAPDGRKMLRLEVRNSQTPIERKPEWIKTRAKMGPEYNQLQKLVKSEGLHTVCQEAGCPNIFECWEDREATFLIGGDQCTRRCDFCQIDTGKPQALDRDEPRRVGESVVTMDLNYATITGVARDDLEDGGAWLYAETVRQIHALTAEREAGRTKVELLIPDFNAEPEQLAEVFSSRPEVLAHNVETVPRIFKRIRPGFRYERSLEVITRAREAGLVTKSNLILGMGETREEVSEALQDLYDAGCELITITQYLRPSVRHHPVERWVKPHEFVELKDEADSIGYSGVMSGPLVRSSYRAGRLFQQAMEARGAEATATPSA; encoded by the coding sequence GTGTCCGCTGTCGCACCCGACGGGCGCAAGATGCTGCGCCTCGAGGTCCGGAACAGCCAGACCCCCATCGAGCGCAAGCCCGAGTGGATCAAAACCCGGGCGAAGATGGGCCCCGAGTACAACCAGCTGCAGAAGCTCGTGAAGAGCGAGGGTCTGCACACGGTGTGCCAGGAGGCCGGCTGCCCCAACATCTTCGAGTGCTGGGAGGACCGCGAGGCCACGTTCCTCATCGGCGGCGACCAGTGCACCCGGCGCTGTGACTTCTGCCAGATCGACACGGGCAAGCCGCAGGCGCTGGACCGGGACGAGCCCCGCCGCGTCGGTGAGTCGGTCGTCACGATGGACCTGAACTACGCCACCATCACCGGCGTCGCCCGCGACGACCTGGAGGACGGCGGTGCCTGGCTGTACGCGGAGACCGTGCGCCAGATCCACGCGCTGACGGCGGAGCGGGAGGCCGGCCGCACCAAGGTCGAGCTGCTGATCCCCGACTTCAACGCGGAGCCCGAGCAACTGGCCGAGGTCTTCTCCTCGCGCCCCGAGGTGCTCGCGCACAACGTGGAGACGGTGCCGCGCATCTTCAAGCGGATCCGCCCCGGCTTCCGCTACGAGCGCTCCCTCGAGGTCATCACCAGGGCCCGCGAGGCCGGTCTGGTGACCAAGTCCAACCTGATCCTCGGCATGGGCGAGACCCGCGAGGAAGTCAGCGAGGCGCTCCAGGACCTCTACGACGCGGGCTGCGAGCTGATCACCATCACGCAGTACCTGCGGCCCTCCGTGCGCCACCACCCGGTCGAGCGCTGGGTGAAGCCGCACGAGTTCGTGGAGCTCAAGGACGAGGCGGACAGCATCGGCTACTCCGGTGTGATGTCCGGGCCGCTGGTCCGCTCCTCGTACCGCGCGGGCCGGCTGTTCCAGCAGGCGATGGAGGCGCGCGGGGCCGAGGCCACCGCGACCCCGTCCGCGTAG
- the lipB gene encoding lipoyl(octanoyl) transferase LipB, producing the protein MTELRFVHLGFGEEAVDYREAWQKQREVHAARFEDTVPDTCLLLEHPPVYTAGRRTADNERPLDGTPVIDVDRGGKITWHGPGQLIGYPIQKLPRPVDVVAHVRRLEEALIRTAADFGVETSRVEGRSGVWVLGDPVEQRPAVGGLSLDFDPRLQDDEFDPRLNGPEYAPSNAGQRREDRKLAAIGIRVAKGVTMHGFSFNVNPDNTWFDRIVPCGIRDAGVTSLSYELGRDITVPQVLPVAEKHLRDILENAELAPRTIERTGDAVATA; encoded by the coding sequence GTGACTGAGCTTCGGTTCGTCCATCTGGGATTCGGCGAGGAAGCCGTCGACTACCGGGAGGCCTGGCAGAAGCAGCGCGAGGTCCACGCGGCACGGTTCGAGGACACCGTCCCCGACACCTGCCTCCTGCTGGAGCACCCGCCCGTCTACACGGCCGGGCGGCGCACGGCCGACAACGAGCGCCCCCTCGACGGGACCCCGGTCATCGACGTGGACCGCGGCGGGAAGATCACCTGGCACGGTCCGGGCCAGCTCATCGGCTACCCGATCCAGAAGCTGCCGCGCCCGGTGGACGTCGTCGCGCATGTGCGGCGGCTGGAGGAGGCGCTGATCCGTACCGCCGCCGACTTCGGTGTGGAGACCAGCCGGGTCGAGGGCCGCAGCGGCGTCTGGGTCCTCGGCGACCCGGTCGAGCAGCGCCCGGCGGTCGGCGGGCTCTCGCTCGACTTCGACCCGAGGCTCCAGGACGACGAGTTCGACCCCCGGCTGAACGGCCCGGAGTACGCCCCGTCCAACGCCGGGCAGCGCCGCGAGGACCGCAAGCTGGCCGCGATCGGCATCCGGGTCGCCAAGGGCGTGACGATGCACGGCTTCTCCTTCAACGTGAACCCGGACAACACCTGGTTCGACCGGATCGTGCCGTGCGGGATCCGGGACGCGGGCGTCACCTCGCTCAGCTACGAGCTCGGCCGCGACATCACCGTCCCGCAGGTGCTCCCCGTCGCCGAGAAGCACCTGCGGGACATCCTGGAGAACGCCGAACTCGCCCCGCGCACGATCGAGCGCACCGGCGATGCCGTGGCCACGGCATGA
- a CDS encoding regulator produces the protein MSERPPQRTPNRRLASLITEAGFSNAGLARRVDQLGLEHGLDLRYDKTSVTRWLRGQQPRGTTPALIAEVFTRRLGRRLSAQDLGLDACAPVYAGLEFAATPAEAVDIVSGLWRKDSGSQAELRKIAFTPAGLVVPSRDWLIGRADEWVGRGGEPVTTAGGPVRAVGVGGGAAGRAPGAQAAVAPRGTYPGALTGVPEQGGAPGTRHGVRGPAPSRPAGAPAPTGAPGGAAPAAPAVPRQRQTERGSGLRVGSGDVAALRSVAELFRTLDHAYGGGHARQALVRYLEHETEPMLRGIYGETTGRRLFAAAAELTRLAGWTSYDIAAHGLAQRYFVQALRLAQAAGDRAYGSYVLITMSRQAVYLAHGREAVQLARVAQQGIGSAAPHAVLALLHAVEARGHAVLGESKACAASLARAERALEAARPGDEIPHWARQFDEAQLADEFGHCHRDLQQYRAAAQHAERSLQLRAPAYARSRLFCRVVLASARLGLGELDQACRLGAEAAQQAAEMRSVRATEYVRDFERRLEPFRDAAAVRGYRERVAALG, from the coding sequence ATGTCGGAACGACCTCCGCAGCGCACCCCCAACCGCCGACTCGCCTCGCTCATCACCGAAGCCGGATTCTCCAACGCCGGCCTCGCCCGCCGGGTGGACCAGCTCGGCCTCGAACACGGCCTCGACCTGCGGTACGACAAGACCTCCGTGACCCGCTGGCTGCGCGGCCAGCAGCCCCGGGGCACCACGCCCGCCCTGATCGCCGAGGTGTTCACCCGGCGGCTCGGGCGCCGGCTCTCCGCGCAGGACCTGGGCCTGGATGCGTGCGCCCCCGTCTACGCCGGCCTGGAGTTCGCCGCCACACCGGCCGAGGCGGTCGACATCGTCAGCGGACTGTGGCGCAAGGACTCCGGCAGCCAGGCGGAGCTGCGGAAGATCGCCTTCACCCCGGCGGGACTGGTCGTCCCCAGCCGGGACTGGCTGATCGGCCGGGCGGACGAGTGGGTGGGCCGGGGCGGCGAGCCCGTGACGACGGCGGGCGGTCCGGTCCGGGCCGTCGGCGTGGGCGGCGGGGCGGCGGGCCGAGCGCCCGGCGCCCAGGCCGCCGTCGCGCCCCGGGGCACGTACCCCGGCGCCCTGACCGGGGTCCCCGAGCAGGGCGGCGCCCCCGGCACCCGGCACGGCGTCCGGGGCCCCGCCCCGTCCCGGCCCGCCGGTGCGCCCGCGCCGACGGGCGCACCGGGCGGCGCCGCGCCCGCCGCCCCCGCCGTCCCCCGGCAGCGCCAGACCGAGCGGGGCTCCGGGCTGAGGGTCGGCAGCGGCGACGTCGCGGCCCTGCGCTCGGTCGCCGAGCTCTTCCGCACCCTCGACCACGCCTACGGCGGCGGCCACGCCCGGCAGGCCCTCGTGCGCTATCTGGAGCACGAGACGGAGCCGATGCTGCGCGGCATCTACGGCGAGACCACCGGACGGCGGCTGTTCGCCGCCGCCGCGGAGCTGACCCGGCTGGCCGGCTGGACCTCGTACGACATCGCGGCCCATGGGCTCGCCCAGCGCTACTTCGTCCAGGCGCTCCGGCTGGCCCAGGCAGCCGGGGACCGCGCCTACGGCAGCTACGTCCTGATCACCATGAGCCGGCAGGCGGTCTACCTCGCGCACGGCCGGGAGGCGGTCCAGCTGGCCCGGGTGGCGCAGCAGGGCATCGGCTCCGCCGCGCCCCACGCCGTGCTGGCCCTGCTGCACGCGGTGGAGGCGCGCGGCCACGCGGTGCTCGGCGAGTCCAAGGCGTGCGCCGCCTCGCTGGCCCGGGCGGAACGCGCGCTGGAGGCCGCCCGCCCCGGCGACGAGATCCCGCACTGGGCGCGCCAGTTCGACGAGGCCCAGCTCGCCGACGAGTTCGGGCACTGCCACCGCGACCTCCAGCAGTACCGGGCCGCCGCCCAGCACGCGGAGCGCTCGCTCCAGCTGCGCGCCCCGGCGTACGCCCGCAGCCGGCTGTTCTGCCGGGTGGTGCTCGCCTCCGCCCGGCTGGGGCTCGGCGAGCTGGACCAGGCCTGCCGGCTGGGCGCGGAGGCCGCCCAGCAGGCCGCCGAGATGCGCTCGGTGCGCGCCACCGAGTACGTACGCGACTTCGAGCGGCGGCTCGAACCGTTCCGGGACGCCGCCGCCGTCCGGGGCTACCGCGAGCGGGTCGCCGCCCTGGGGTGA
- a CDS encoding NAD(P)/FAD-dependent oxidoreductase, translating into MRSTAHHADVVIIGAGIAGLSAAHRLTSAGVSVSVLEAGPGVGGRMTTDEVDGFRLDRIGPLLNTACPELCTTPALDGIGLRTFDPGVLVHSEGRRHRTGETRAVRGSRSARGALKAARALAHAPRAPLTGSLTGAMGGAIDQARLAAALARLAATPEARLLARPERPALDALAGRGLSSRTLNGFVRPLLTALLSDPALTTSSRSADLALRTYASGRLCVPSGGSGTLPELLAAALPPGTVRTGVHVTAADITSVRTKEHGELGCRSLLLATGASAAAELLPGLRVPSFHPVTVLHHTAPAPPPTGASLLLDGDRTGPVAHTAVMSEVDPARAPQGRTLVSSTVLGTPPADLDRAVRAHLATLYGVPTDDWELLAAHHDPEAVPAMTPPHDPLRPVRLLAGLYVCGDHRDTGTVRGALSSGRRAAAAILTDLGVRPAGQDAREFPEAA; encoded by the coding sequence GTGCGCAGCACGGCACACCACGCGGACGTCGTCATCATCGGGGCCGGGATCGCCGGCCTCTCGGCGGCCCACCGACTGACCAGTGCGGGAGTGAGCGTCAGCGTCCTGGAGGCCGGCCCCGGCGTCGGCGGCCGGATGACGACCGACGAGGTGGACGGGTTCCGGCTCGACCGCATCGGCCCGCTGCTCAACACCGCCTGCCCGGAGCTGTGTACGACGCCCGCTCTGGACGGAATCGGCCTGCGGACCTTCGATCCGGGCGTCCTCGTCCACAGCGAGGGCCGCCGTCACCGGACCGGGGAGACGCGCGCCGTGCGGGGCTCACGCAGCGCACGGGGCGCGCTCAAGGCAGCGCGCGCCCTCGCGCACGCCCCCCGGGCTCCGCTGACCGGCTCGCTCACCGGCGCCATGGGCGGCGCGATCGACCAGGCCCGGCTGGCCGCGGCGCTGGCCCGCCTCGCCGCCACCCCCGAGGCCCGCCTCCTGGCCCGGCCCGAACGGCCCGCGCTGGACGCCCTGGCCGGGCGCGGCCTGTCCTCCCGTACGCTCAACGGCTTCGTACGGCCGCTGCTCACCGCGCTGCTCAGCGATCCGGCGCTCACCACGTCCAGCCGGTCCGCCGATCTCGCCCTGCGCACCTATGCGAGCGGCCGGCTCTGTGTGCCGTCGGGGGGTTCGGGCACCCTGCCCGAACTGCTCGCCGCCGCGCTGCCGCCCGGCACCGTCCGTACCGGCGTCCATGTCACCGCGGCCGACATCACCTCGGTGCGCACCAAGGAGCACGGCGAACTGGGCTGCCGCTCCCTGCTGCTGGCGACCGGCGCGAGCGCGGCGGCCGAACTGCTGCCGGGGCTGCGGGTGCCGTCCTTCCACCCGGTGACGGTGCTCCACCACACCGCCCCCGCTCCCCCGCCGACCGGCGCCTCGCTGCTGCTGGACGGCGACCGCACGGGCCCGGTGGCGCACACCGCGGTGATGAGCGAGGTCGATCCGGCGCGCGCCCCGCAGGGCCGGACGCTGGTCAGCTCCACGGTCCTCGGCACCCCGCCCGCCGATCTGGACCGCGCGGTCCGCGCTCATCTCGCCACGCTCTACGGCGTGCCGACCGACGACTGGGAGCTGCTGGCCGCCCACCACGACCCGGAGGCGGTGCCCGCGATGACGCCCCCGCACGATCCGCTGCGGCCGGTCCGGCTCCTCGCGGGGCTGTATGTCTGCGGCGACCACCGCGACACGGGCACGGTCCGGGGCGCGCTGTCCTCGGGCCGCCGCGCCGCCGCCGCGATCCTCACGGACCTGGGTGTACGGCCGGCGGGACAGGACGCGAGGGAGTTCCCCGAGGCCGCCTGA